A window of Cottoperca gobio chromosome 16, fCotGob3.1, whole genome shotgun sequence contains these coding sequences:
- the LOC115021032 gene encoding LOW QUALITY PROTEIN: serum amyloid P-component-like (The sequence of the model RefSeq protein was modified relative to this genomic sequence to represent the inferred CDS: deleted 2 bases in 1 codon; substituted 1 base at 1 genomic stop codon), which translates to MDLSGKMLTFSEETSTVNVKLTASGQDFSAVTICLRSLTDLSRAHVLFSLATPSADNAFVIFKDGASDNGWNTNAIFGAQDYTFNMWHSICSTWDPTSGLVQLCLDEKPSIRKVIGGSQISGSIIILGQDQDSYGGSFEIVNSFVGMMSDLHMXNYILSGCEIKHNMNDLNSTSGNVLNGRALEF; encoded by the exons atgg atCTGTCTGGTAAAATGTTGACCTTCTCAGAGGAAACCAGCACTGTTAATGTGAAACTGACAGCATCAGGACAGGATTTCAGTGCTGTAACTATCTGTCTCAG GTCCCTTACAGACCTCAGCAGAGCCCACGTCCTTTTCTCTCTGGCCACACCCTCTGCTGACAATGCTTTCGTCATATTTAAGGACGGTGCAAGTGATAATGGATGGAATACAAATGCGATATTTGGAGCACAGGACTACACATTTAACATGTGGCACTCTATTTGTTCTACATGGGACCCTACATCTGGTCTGGTGCAGCTGTGTTTAGACGAAAAGCCCTCAATTAGGAAAGTCATTGGTGGATCACAAATCAGTGGATCCATTATTATCCTTGGACAG GACCAGGATTCCTATGGTGGAAGCTTT GAGATTGTGAATTCTTTCGTTGGCATGATGTCTGATCTCCACATGTGAAACTACATCCTTTCAGGCTGTGAGATCAAGCACAACATGAATGATCTAAACTCCACCTCAGGGAATGTGCTCAACGGGAGGGCGCTGGAGTTCTAG